Part of the Aquimarina sp. MAR_2010_214 genome is shown below.
AGAAAATATGTTTAAAGTTAGTAATGAGAAAGTTATTTTAAATCTAATGACTCCACATGTAGATTATGAATATGATCGATTGTATTATCCTGATTTAAATAGATTAACTTCTTTTGTTGTAGAAAAAATGACGAGGAATTTTATTATTGATCATGCTTATGATCTTTATGAATTAACCCTCGTTATATATAAATAGGCAATATATGAAATCTATTGTTATTGTTGGAACTGGTGATTATGCTGAAATGGCATATCACTATTTGAAAAGAGATAATTATAATGAAGTTATAGCTTTTTCTGTTGAGAAAGCGTTCAAGACTGTAGAAGAGTTTTGTGGTTTGCCAGTTGTTGATTTTGAAGATATAATAAATAACTTCTCTCCACAAACACATGAACTATTAATAGCCATTGGGCCTAATAAAGTTAATACTGTTAGAGAGCGTTTATATCTTGAAGCAAAAAATATCGGTTACAATTTTGTTACATATATAAGCCCAAGAGCTAATGTTTGGGATGCCAGAATGATAGGCGAAAATAGTTTTATTTTTGATGGTTGTGTTGTAGAACCAGGTGTTACGATAGGTTGTAATACTGTCTTGTGGTCGGGAACAGTGATAGCACATCATTCTACAATTGGAGATCATTGTTTTCTGGCACCATCGGTTGCTGTTTCTGGAAAAATTACAATTAAGAATAATTGCTTTATAGGAATAAACGCTACAATAAGAGATCATGTTACCATTGCTGAATATTGTATTGTTGGATGTGGAGCTGTAATTAAAAAGAATACCATAAAAAATGGTGTATACTCTACAAAAGGTACAGACCTATTACGTAATGATAGTATAGAAACCCATGTTTAATTATTTTAATACTCTAGATTGAATAGTATAATTAACATATTTACTAAAAAAATTTCGGCAAAAGGTCTGGCTATTTTTAGAATAGCTTATAGCCTTAATTTTTTGTTTGAAATCATCAAAATATTCAATTATCGTCAACTTTATTTTGATAAATTACCCTACCTTGATACTCATTTCCCTGATACCAAGTTATTATTGTTATTATGGATGATAATTCTTATTTTTATCATTATAGGTTTTTATACCAGATTAGCTACAATTATTAATTATTTGTTTACCCTAATATTTATTTCTAGTAGTACCAATTATGCATATCATATGTTTTATGTATATATAGGGATGAACTTTTTACTTATATTTTTACCTATACAAAAATCTTTATCTATTGATGTAATATTTAAGAAATTAAAGTATTTAGGTCTGGGCTTAATATATGTTCCTTCTAAAATATCAAAGATTAATTATTTATTGCCTGTCTTTGTTGGGCTTGGAATTGTTTATTTAGATTCGGTTATCTTTTATAAAATACAGTCTCCGATGTGGCTTCGAGGTTTAGGTATGTGGTTACCTTCATCACTTTCACATGTCTCTATTGCAAATAATCAATGGATACTAAACCAAGAATTGTTGACTAAGTTTTTATCCTATTTGACAATGACATTTGAGTTTATGTTTGTTTTTTTATTTTGGAATAAAAAATTCAGAATACCGTTATTAATTATTGGTTTTGGACTACATTTAGGGATATATATTGAATATCCAATACCTTATTTTGCCTTTGGTTGTATTGCAATTTATTTACTTTTAGTTCCGGTTTCATGGTGGGATAAAATTTGGAATAAACTAAAGAATACTAAAGAAAGCCTTACAGTTTTTTATGATAGTTCAGATATATTCTGTCAGAGATTAAAAGTTATAATTCAAAGTTTGGATGTTCTTAATCGGATTAAATTTATTGAGTATTTTGATGTTAAAGAATCAATTGATAAACTACCCGAGGGTAAGAAAGAAAAAATATATGCAGTAGATACAGAAAATGTAAGTTATGCCAAACAAAATTTGTTAAAAAAGGTTGTTAAGATTTCTCCTTTATGCTTTCCAATACTGTTTGGTAATAAAATAAATCTTTACAAAGAGTCTATTAATAAAAATTCAGGAGCTACCTTCAAAAAAATAAAATTAATAGAAGTAACTGATGATAATCCGTACAATCGAAAGCAAGATAAACTAAGAAATAGTATACTAGGATCATTTTTCTTTTTAGTAATTGTTTTTCAACTGCAGGTACACTATAGTTTTTTCGATTCTAATTCTACAACTTATTTTGTTAACCAAAATTTAGTGAAATATTTAGGAATATGTGAACACCCTGTATTTATGGATGACCATTTTAAAGGATATAATAATGTTTACGGTTTAAAATATAATAATAAATTCCTGCCAATTCTAAATGAAAAAGGTATGCCTGATGATTATTTAACTGGTGGTGTTTATGTAAATTGGTTGTGGAGGGTAAATAAACCATATGTGACAAAGGATACCTATTCTTTGAAAAAAGGACTAATGGATTATTCTTTATTTTGGGCACACCGAAATGAAATCGATTTATCCTTGAAACAAGAGTTCGAAATTGTAAGGAAAAAGATTAATGTCTCATTTAAATGGGAAAAAGATCTATTACGTAAAAATATAGATTCTCCCTGGGAAAAGACAGGCATATTAATATGGAAAAATAAAAATCCACAGTTCTTTTGGGATTCTAATTCTAAACAATAAATATAAGAATACGATATGATACCTTTTAATAAGCCTTATATGACTGGAGACGAATTGTATTATATCAAAGATGCTGTAGCTCGCGGTAAAATCTCTGGAAATGGATATTATACTGAAAAATGTCATTCTTATTTCGAAGAAAAGATGGGGTTTCGCAATTGCTTACTTACATCTTCCTGTACTGATGCTTTGGAGATGGCTGCAATTTTAATTGATATAGAACCAGGCGACGAAGTTATAATGCCATCTTATACTTTTGTTTCTACGGCTAACGCTTTTGTTTTACGGGGAGCAAAAATAATTTTTGCTGATAGTGCTGCTCAAAATCCAAATATGGATGCAAATGGTTTAGAAGAGTTAATTACGTCAAAAACAAAAGCAATTGTTGTGGTTCATTATGCTGGAATAGCATGTGATATGGATAAAATTATGCGTCTTGCAGATACACATAATCTATATGTTATAGAAGATGCTGCGCAGGCGATAGATTCATATTATAAAGATAAACCATTAGGAACTATAGGTCATTTGGCAGCATTTTCATTTCATGAAACCAAAAATATAATCTCAGGAGAAGGAGGAATGCTAGTCATTAATGATGAACGTTTTGATAATCGGGCAGAAATAATATGGGAAAAAGGGACCAATCGTTCTGCTTTTTTTAGAGGAGAAGTAGATAAATATTCGTGGGTTGATATTGGATCTTCTTTTCTCCCTTCTGATGTAACAGCAGCTTTTTTGTATGCGCAATTAGAAAATTTAGAAAAGATTCAAGCCAGAAGGAAAAAATTATGGAATTTCTATTACAAAGGATTACAAAATCTTAAAAAAGAAGGTTTTTTAGAACTCCCTGATGTTCCAGAGTATGCTACTGTTAATGGCCATTTGTTTTATATAACCTGTAATAGTATACAAGAAAGAACAGATCTTATTTCTTTCTTGAAGGGATACGATATTCATAGTGTTTTTCACTATTTATCTCTTCACAAAAGCCCATTCTATGTTAAAGAAAATGAATCTTTAGAGCTTGTAAATTGTGATACCTTTTCAAATACATTATTACGATTGCCATTGTATTATGAATTGGATACAGAGAGTCAAAATAAGATTATAACTTTGATTGATCAATTTAAAAAAAGTAGATAAATGAAATTTGAGCTGCCCTTTAAAATGAACTATAAAAAAGGCTTTATAATCTTAGCAATTATGATAGGCTTCTTAATGCCTTTTTTAAGTTTTGATTATGGGATAACAGAGGATGCTAGATTGCATAACGAACATGGAAAACGTATTCTTGATTACTTTAAAGGTTTAGATGATACAGCAGCACTAAGCCCTATAGATGAAAATGGAGCACTTATTAATATTTCTACAAGTGAGCTAAATCAAAAAAGAGGAATGAATGGATTTGGAGGCGTTTTTGATTTGCTATCTAATTTTTTGTATCAATATTTTTCATTTGTAGGAGAGTATGAATTGAGAAATATTATCAATTCTATTTTTGGACTGTTATTATTTCTGTTTTGCGGCTTATTGGGTAAAGAATTAGGAGGGTGGAGAACAGGATTATTGTGTTTTGTTTTTGTAATATTAACTCCAACTCTATTTGGGCAGGCTATGTATAACCCAAAAGATATTCCTTTTGCAGCATTTTATATTTTCTCTACCTTTCATATTGTAAAATTGCTAAAGGAACTTCCTAAAGTGACTCTAAAAAGAGCTTTTTATTTAATTCTTAATATCTCCTTGCTTATAAATATTAGACTTCTGGGACTTGTGGCTTTCGGCTATATTTTTATTGCTTTTGGTGCCTGGTGGCTTTTTAAGAGCTATAAACAAAAAATCAATAAAACTTCAATAAAAAATGATTTGATTGTAGTGGTCAAAATCACTGCAATATGTATCTTGGCTTATATAGCAACAAGTGTTTTCTGGCCATACCTTCATACTAACCCTGTTACTGCTCCGATTGAATTGTTCTTTGTGCTTAAAGAATTTAAGGGGTTTATAAGTATTCAATTATTTGAGGGTGAATGGCATAGTAGTTTTGAGATGCCATGGTATTATACCATAAAAAGTTTATTTATTATTTCTACGCCACTGCATTTGATTTTAGGTGTTATTTTAATTCCGTTATTGTTTTTTAAAGAAAAGAAAGAAAAAATAGTACATATTTCTATAATTTTATTTGCTTCACTTTTTCCAATATTACTAGTTGTTTTAGGAGGACCAAATAGTTATGATAATGGCAGGCATTTTTTATTTGCTTTGCCACCTTTGATTGTAATATGTGGATTGTCATGGGATAAATTACTGTCCATTAAAATAGGAAAGAATATTAAATGGGGGATATATATAATTCTTGCTTTGTTATTAGTACAACCTTTAAAATTTATGGTGACCAATCACCCTTTTCAATCCATGTATTTTAGCCCAATTATTGGTGGGGTAAAAGGCGCTTATGGAAATTATGAAATTGATTATTGGGGAGTTGCTATAAAACCTGCTATAGAGTGGTTAGAGGAAAATGCTGAAGATATTAGTAAGGAGAAACCAGCAAGGGTTCGAATGTACTATGGTGAACAATTAAAAGCTAAATATTATTTGGATAAAACCTCAAAATTAGAGTATGTTTTAGCAGGGGAGAATACTTCTGATTGGGATTATGGTATCGTTATGCTTACTGAAGCAAAGTTTGATAAAAATTTGAAGGAAAATTGGCCACCTCTCAATACGATACATGAGATAAAAGTTGGTGATGTACCTGTTTGTTTTATAGTAAAAAATGATTTTAAGCCTAATGATATCCATTCATTAAAACAACAGTTGTCTAAAAAACCGACCGTGGATGGATATATTGAACTCAGTTTGTTATATTATAATGAACAAAATTATTTTAAATGCATTGAAGCTTCTGAAAAAGTTATTCAATTAGACTCGAATAATAGTATAGCATATAATAACATATGTTCATCATACAATATGTTATTTATGTATGATGAGGCAAAGGCGGCTTGTGAGAAATCTTTGGAGCTAAGACCAGATGTATTATTAACTCAGAATAATTTAAATGCAGCAAATGATGGCGTTAAAAAGATGAAAAGTAAAACTTTTACGGTTAAGGAATACTTAACACTTGGGTATAATTATTATCAAAAAAAGGACTATGAAAATTGCATTAGAGTGAGCAAAGAAGTTTTGGAAATAGATCCAAATAATGCAATAGCTTATAATAATATTTGTACTTCTTATAATGCTTTGGGAGAATATGATAAGGCTATTGAAGCTTGTAACAGAGCTATAGAAATAGCTCCTGATTTTAAATTAGCTAAGAATAATATAAAATTTGCAAAAGATCGACTAAGCAGAGAAGAATAAGTGTTAATGACAGTTAATAGGTTCTGAAGTAAGTTATTTTTTACTTTTCATCCAATTCAAGTTGTTTTTTGCAAGCTTAAAATTTGGATCTAATTCAATTGCTTTAGAACAATATTCTATTCCTATATCCCATTGTTTTAAACTTCCATATGCGAAACCAATATTGTTATAGGCATATTTATTATTAGGATTTAGAGATAATACTTCTAAATTTATATCAATGCTTTCTTTGTATTTTTTTTGATTAATACATTCAATAGCCTTATTAATTAGTTTGTTTTCTTGGGCAAGATTTTTTTGATCAATTATAGTTGTAGAATTGTTAGATGTTGCTTCTTCAATCTTATTTTTATTTTTTATAGTGATAACAAAGAATATTGTTAATGGGATAACCAGAAAAATCATATATTCTAGTAATGTGTGGATCCTTTTTTTAGTTGCTTTTTTTTCTTGCATACTAGTTTTTTATATTCTTTAAGGTAACATTGTAATTGTTTCTAAGAAGCTGATTGTTGGGATTGATAGCTAGTCCTTTTTTACCAGCTTCGAAGGCTTTATTCCATTCTTTTAATGCATTATAAGAAGTGCAAATATTATTGTACAATTTATCAGAATTTGGATGCTTTAGTACACCTTCTTCTGCTATTTTTATACATTTTTCAAATAGTTTATTGTTATAATATAATAGGCTTAGATTAAGATAATTTGCTTCGGTAGGATCTTTTTTTAATAGATTGATTTGGTATTCTGTTTTTGCTTTGTGATTATGTGCATTTTTCAGATTGTTTTTGGCAAGCTGATAATTAGGGTTTAATTTAAGTGCTTTGTTACAAGCTTCGATTGCTTTGTTGTAATCTCCTAGAATAGTATATGCACTGCAAATATTATTGTAAGCTTCAGTGTAATTAGAGTTTAGGGTTATTGCTTTTTCTGCAATAGAAATAGATTTAGAATATTGTTTTTTTTGATAATATTTAAAACTTAAATTAAAATATTTTGTGGCTGTTGGTTGATTTGCAATTCTTTTTTCTTCTGCTTCAAGTTTACTGGTTTTTTCAATACTAGCCAATAAAAATAATTGAACTCTGTTATTGTTTCTATCTATCTCGAGAGTACTAGAAGCTATTTTATTCAAATTTCTCCAATCTTCTAATTCTAGATAATTTTCCATAAGTATGATTCGTGTTTCAATACTATTAGGAGATAATTCTAATGATTTGGATAGTTTTTCAATTGATTCTTGATTTCGGTTTTCCTGCCATAAAAATTTACCATAATAGAACCAAGAACTGTAATATTTTACTCCATATTCTGTTGCTTTTTTATAATACTCTTCAGCAATTGTTTTGTTTCCTTTTGAGCTATATAATATCCCTAGATTTATATGTAAAAACGGATAATACGGTTTTATTATAAGCGCTTTTTTGAAATACACCTCTGCACTATCATAATCTCCTTTTTCCATTTTTGTAATACCATAATTCATTAATCCTCTAGCATTTTTTGGGCTTTTAATGGTGACATCTTTCCATAAATTTTCATCATTATGCCATACTTCGTTTCTTTGGTATGTTCCAAATGCATATACTGATATTAATATAAATATAGGTGTTATGATATACCACTTATTAAGTTGATACTTTTTTTGAACGTATTTAATTAATAATAAAAAACTCCAGCCAACACTTATTATTAATCCAACATAAGGAAAAAACATTCTGTGGTCATTCATTACTTCTGCTAAGGGGATAAAACTAGAAGTTGGGGCTAATGAAATAAAGAACCATAAAATTCCAAAACTAATCGGACGATATTTTTTTTGTTTAGAAGTAATTAAAGCTATATAGAGTAGAATTATAATGAATACGAACCCTATAAGAAAATTATATGACCAAATATTTTCAAGCAAAATCCAATCTGTATCAGCACTTAAGTGGATCGGTAAGAAAAGGCTTCCAAAATAATAAAGAATTACAAATGGTTGAGAAATCAGATATCTGAAAACTTCAGTTGATCCTGTACTAAATGTTTTTGGAGTCATATAATCAGTAAATAAATATATGAGTAAGCAACTAACAAATATGGGAGTTACTTTTTTGATAAGAGTTAAGATATTTTTAAGCGAAAAGACTTTAAGGATACTTATCTTTTGATCAAATAAGATAGTGTAAAACAAAAATAGAGGAGCAAACATTACAGCAGTAGGTTTTGCTAGAGCGCCTAATATAATTGGTAATATATATAAATATGTTTTTCGCGAAAAATTAGAGTATTGATACAATACAAAAGCTAAAAGAACAAAAAAAGTTGACTGTAAATCTGATCTAGCAATAATGTAGTTTATAGTTTCAGCCATTACAGGATGAAGCATGTACCACAGTGTTAGGATTGCGGTAATATAAAAGTTATTGGGGTTCGGATAAGAAATATCAAGAATTTTATAAGTAAAAAGAAAAATAAGGAAACCTTGAAGCAGGAAAAGTATAAAAGAAGTTAGATGAAAATAAAACATGTTATATCCGTTTCCCAACCAATAATCTAATGCCAAAGAGGTTGAAACTATTGGGCGATAAGATTGATTCTGAGGTAAAGAACTAAATGTTGTTCCATCTGAAAAAAAAACAGGAATGTTTTTTAAACTTCTAATATTAGGGTTTTGAGTAATGGTGTGAATATCATCAAAATGAAAAGAATTGTTAAAATGATTTAGATAGGTTATCGTAGTGATTATGATCATAACAATAACAAAGTATAATGTTTTCTTTTTTTTGGATGTATTCAAAAAAATAAGTTTTAGTAGTTAGTCTTTTATAAAGTTAAGTGTTTTACCAGATAGAACAAATTTTGTTCCCTAAAAAATAGACAATCCGGTTAAAGTTGTTAATCGTTCTAGGGTATACATTCCAAGTTCTGAGTTTCCTTTAGGGTTTAATGGTGGGCTCCATACTGCTACAGTATACTGCCCGGGGTGTACCGCTACAATTCCCCCACCAACGCCACTTTTTCCGGGTAAACCTACTCTATAACTAAACTCTCCGGCTTCATCATAAAAACCACAGGTCTGCATTATTGCATTAATACGTTTTACCTTTCTGGGTGATAGTATTAGTTCATTGTCCCATAATCGTTTTCCGCCGTTGGTGTATATCATAAATGCAGTAGAAAGTTCTTTACAAGACATTTCTATAGCACATTGATAAATATAGAAATCAAGAACGGTTTCAATATCATTTTTAATATTGCCAAAAGATTTCATTAGGTTTAATAGGGCAGCATTGCGATAACTATACGTTTTTTCGGATTGAAAAACTTTTGGGTTGATTTCAAGATCGGTATTGCCTGTAATCTTATGTATAAAATTAAGAAAATCTTTTTTTGGATCCTTTAGTAGTGATATTAAAACATCACATATCACAAGAGCACCTGCATTAATAAATGGGTTTCTGGGAATCCCATTCTCATATTCTAATTGCACTAAAGAATTAAATGGATCTCCAGAAGGCTCGACATCCACGCGTTTAAATAACTCATCATCAAGTAGAGACATTGCCATAGTTAATGCAAATACCTTTGATATACTCTGAATAGAAAATCGTTCATTGTTATCACCAAAACTATAATGACCAGAATTAATACAATGTAGATGCATTCCAAATTTGTCAGGTCTAATTTTTGCTAATTCCGGAATGTACGAAGCTACTTTTCCTGTATAAGATATTAAAGGGAGCTCAGATCTTATTTCGTTAAGTATTTGTTGATAATCCAAAGTATGATTATTAATTTAATCCAGATAACGAGCTGCCCGTTTCTATTTCGTAAGGCTCTTTGCCTTTCTCAAAAATTCTAGCACTTAAATTTCCTTCCAGAGTTAT
Proteins encoded:
- a CDS encoding acetyltransferase gives rise to the protein MKSIVIVGTGDYAEMAYHYLKRDNYNEVIAFSVEKAFKTVEEFCGLPVVDFEDIINNFSPQTHELLIAIGPNKVNTVRERLYLEAKNIGYNFVTYISPRANVWDARMIGENSFIFDGCVVEPGVTIGCNTVLWSGTVIAHHSTIGDHCFLAPSVAVSGKITIKNNCFIGINATIRDHVTIAEYCIVGCGAVIKKNTIKNGVYSTKGTDLLRNDSIETHV
- a CDS encoding HTTM domain-containing protein, which encodes MLLWMIILIFIIIGFYTRLATIINYLFTLIFISSSTNYAYHMFYVYIGMNFLLIFLPIQKSLSIDVIFKKLKYLGLGLIYVPSKISKINYLLPVFVGLGIVYLDSVIFYKIQSPMWLRGLGMWLPSSLSHVSIANNQWILNQELLTKFLSYLTMTFEFMFVFLFWNKKFRIPLLIIGFGLHLGIYIEYPIPYFAFGCIAIYLLLVPVSWWDKIWNKLKNTKESLTVFYDSSDIFCQRLKVIIQSLDVLNRIKFIEYFDVKESIDKLPEGKKEKIYAVDTENVSYAKQNLLKKVVKISPLCFPILFGNKINLYKESINKNSGATFKKIKLIEVTDDNPYNRKQDKLRNSILGSFFFLVIVFQLQVHYSFFDSNSTTYFVNQNLVKYLGICEHPVFMDDHFKGYNNVYGLKYNNKFLPILNEKGMPDDYLTGGVYVNWLWRVNKPYVTKDTYSLKKGLMDYSLFWAHRNEIDLSLKQEFEIVRKKINVSFKWEKDLLRKNIDSPWEKTGILIWKNKNPQFFWDSNSKQ
- the rffA gene encoding dTDP-4-amino-4,6-dideoxygalactose transaminase; protein product: MIPFNKPYMTGDELYYIKDAVARGKISGNGYYTEKCHSYFEEKMGFRNCLLTSSCTDALEMAAILIDIEPGDEVIMPSYTFVSTANAFVLRGAKIIFADSAAQNPNMDANGLEELITSKTKAIVVVHYAGIACDMDKIMRLADTHNLYVIEDAAQAIDSYYKDKPLGTIGHLAAFSFHETKNIISGEGGMLVINDERFDNRAEIIWEKGTNRSAFFRGEVDKYSWVDIGSSFLPSDVTAAFLYAQLENLEKIQARRKKLWNFYYKGLQNLKKEGFLELPDVPEYATVNGHLFYITCNSIQERTDLISFLKGYDIHSVFHYLSLHKSPFYVKENESLELVNCDTFSNTLLRLPLYYELDTESQNKIITLIDQFKKSR
- a CDS encoding tetratricopeptide repeat protein, with product MKFELPFKMNYKKGFIILAIMIGFLMPFLSFDYGITEDARLHNEHGKRILDYFKGLDDTAALSPIDENGALINISTSELNQKRGMNGFGGVFDLLSNFLYQYFSFVGEYELRNIINSIFGLLLFLFCGLLGKELGGWRTGLLCFVFVILTPTLFGQAMYNPKDIPFAAFYIFSTFHIVKLLKELPKVTLKRAFYLILNISLLINIRLLGLVAFGYIFIAFGAWWLFKSYKQKINKTSIKNDLIVVVKITAICILAYIATSVFWPYLHTNPVTAPIELFFVLKEFKGFISIQLFEGEWHSSFEMPWYYTIKSLFIISTPLHLILGVILIPLLFFKEKKEKIVHISIILFASLFPILLVVLGGPNSYDNGRHFLFALPPLIVICGLSWDKLLSIKIGKNIKWGIYIILALLLVQPLKFMVTNHPFQSMYFSPIIGGVKGAYGNYEIDYWGVAIKPAIEWLEENAEDISKEKPARVRMYYGEQLKAKYYLDKTSKLEYVLAGENTSDWDYGIVMLTEAKFDKNLKENWPPLNTIHEIKVGDVPVCFIVKNDFKPNDIHSLKQQLSKKPTVDGYIELSLLYYNEQNYFKCIEASEKVIQLDSNNSIAYNNICSSYNMLFMYDEAKAACEKSLELRPDVLLTQNNLNAANDGVKKMKSKTFTVKEYLTLGYNYYQKKDYENCIRVSKEVLEIDPNNAIAYNNICTSYNALGEYDKAIEACNRAIEIAPDFKLAKNNIKFAKDRLSREE
- a CDS encoding tetratricopeptide repeat protein, with the translated sequence MQEKKATKKRIHTLLEYMIFLVIPLTIFFVITIKNKNKIEEATSNNSTTIIDQKNLAQENKLINKAIECINQKKYKESIDINLEVLSLNPNNKYAYNNIGFAYGSLKQWDIGIEYCSKAIELDPNFKLAKNNLNWMKSKK
- a CDS encoding tetratricopeptide repeat protein, coding for MNTSKKKKTLYFVIVMIIITTITYLNHFNNSFHFDDIHTITQNPNIRSLKNIPVFFSDGTTFSSLPQNQSYRPIVSTSLALDYWLGNGYNMFYFHLTSFILFLLQGFLIFLFTYKILDISYPNPNNFYITAILTLWYMLHPVMAETINYIIARSDLQSTFFVLLAFVLYQYSNFSRKTYLYILPIILGALAKPTAVMFAPLFLFYTILFDQKISILKVFSLKNILTLIKKVTPIFVSCLLIYLFTDYMTPKTFSTGSTEVFRYLISQPFVILYYFGSLFLPIHLSADTDWILLENIWSYNFLIGFVFIIILLYIALITSKQKKYRPISFGILWFFISLAPTSSFIPLAEVMNDHRMFFPYVGLIISVGWSFLLLIKYVQKKYQLNKWYIITPIFILISVYAFGTYQRNEVWHNDENLWKDVTIKSPKNARGLMNYGITKMEKGDYDSAEVYFKKALIIKPYYPFLHINLGILYSSKGNKTIAEEYYKKATEYGVKYYSSWFYYGKFLWQENRNQESIEKLSKSLELSPNSIETRIILMENYLELEDWRNLNKIASSTLEIDRNNNRVQLFLLASIEKTSKLEAEEKRIANQPTATKYFNLSFKYYQKKQYSKSISIAEKAITLNSNYTEAYNNICSAYTILGDYNKAIEACNKALKLNPNYQLAKNNLKNAHNHKAKTEYQINLLKKDPTEANYLNLSLLYYNNKLFEKCIKIAEEGVLKHPNSDKLYNNICTSYNALKEWNKAFEAGKKGLAINPNNQLLRNNYNVTLKNIKN
- a CDS encoding glutaminase, which codes for MDYQQILNEIRSELPLISYTGKVASYIPELAKIRPDKFGMHLHCINSGHYSFGDNNERFSIQSISKVFALTMAMSLLDDELFKRVDVEPSGDPFNSLVQLEYENGIPRNPFINAGALVICDVLISLLKDPKKDFLNFIHKITGNTDLEINPKVFQSEKTYSYRNAALLNLMKSFGNIKNDIETVLDFYIYQCAIEMSCKELSTAFMIYTNGGKRLWDNELILSPRKVKRINAIMQTCGFYDEAGEFSYRVGLPGKSGVGGGIVAVHPGQYTVAVWSPPLNPKGNSELGMYTLERLTTLTGLSIF